The Vibrio astriarenae genome contains a region encoding:
- the rpsI gene encoding 30S ribosomal protein S9 translates to MAENKYYGTGRRKSSAARVFITPGSGNIVINKRSLDEYFGRPTSRMVVKQPLELVEMTEKLDLYITVKGGGISGQAGAIRHGITRALMEYDESLRPTLRAAGYVTRDARCVERKKVGLRKARRRPQFSKR, encoded by the coding sequence GGCCGTCGCAAAAGCTCAGCTGCACGTGTGTTCATCACACCTGGTAGCGGTAACATCGTAATCAACAAGCGTAGCCTTGACGAGTACTTCGGTCGTCCAACTTCTCGCATGGTTGTTAAGCAACCTCTTGAGCTAGTTGAAATGACTGAGAAACTTGACCTATACATCACTGTTAAAGGTGGTGGTATCTCTGGTCAAGCTGGTGCTATCCGTCACGGTATCACTCGTGCTCTTATGGAGTACGATGAGTCTCTACGTCCAACTCTACGTGCTGCGGGTTACGTTACTCGTGATGCTCGTTGCGTTGAGCGTAAGAAAGTTGGTCTACGTAAAGCACGTCGTCGTCCACAGTTCTCAAAGCGTTAA
- the petA gene encoding ubiquinol-cytochrome c reductase iron-sulfur subunit: protein MSNAPLNNGRRRFLTATTAVVGGLGAAAVAVPFIKSWNPSAKAKAAGAPVEVDIGKLEEGQMVRVEWRGKPVWIVRRAQAVVDGLSDLDNQLRDPSSAEEQQPSYAANPYRSIKPEYFVAVGICTHLGCSPTYLPDTFSEQVQGVKSGFFCPCHGSKFDMAGRVFQGVPAPLNLVVPPHMYISDTKVIVGVDEGGEA from the coding sequence ATGAGCAATGCGCCATTAAATAACGGACGCAGACGTTTTTTAACTGCCACAACCGCGGTTGTCGGTGGTTTAGGAGCTGCTGCTGTTGCCGTACCTTTTATTAAGTCATGGAATCCGAGTGCCAAAGCCAAAGCGGCAGGTGCACCGGTTGAAGTGGATATCGGCAAACTTGAGGAAGGACAAATGGTTCGCGTCGAATGGCGTGGTAAACCTGTCTGGATCGTGCGCCGAGCTCAAGCTGTGGTAGATGGTCTTTCCGACCTAGATAATCAGCTGCGTGACCCTAGTTCTGCAGAAGAGCAACAACCTTCTTACGCTGCTAACCCTTATCGTTCAATTAAACCTGAATATTTTGTGGCCGTAGGTATATGTACTCACTTAGGGTGTTCTCCTACCTACTTGCCTGACACCTTTAGTGAACAAGTTCAGGGTGTTAAGTCTGGTTTTTTCTGTCCATGTCATGGTTCAAAGTTTGATATGGCTGGCCGCGTTTTCCAGGGTGTACCAGCTCCTTTAAACCTTGTTGTTCCGCCACATATGTATATCAGCGACACCAAAGTGATCGTCGGTGTCGATGAAGGAGGGGAAGCCTAA
- a CDS encoding cytochrome b: MQALLDWVEKRLPAMNAYKKHLSEYPMPKNFNFWYLFGSLAMLVLVNQILTGIWLTMNYVPSGEGAFASIEYIMRDVEYGWLLRYMHSTGASAFFVVVYLHMFRGLIYGSYQKPRELLWLFGMLIFLVLMAEAFMGYLLPWGQMSYWGAQVIISLFGAIPVIGDDLTLWIRGDYVISGATLNRFFALHVIALPIVLLLLVVLHVLALHEVGSNNPDGIETKLPKGSMGKGYEPQFKFHESYTKKYDIIDSIPFHPYGTVKDLIGVAGFLFFFCYVLFFNPEMGGFFLEPPNFEAANPLKTPEHIAPVWYFTPFYAILRAVPDKLIGVVAMGASIVVLFLLPWLDRCKVRSYRYRSKLHLINIVQFTICFIALGILGALPATPLYTILARIFSLGYFMFFVLLFFYSKNEATKPLPERVTFK; encoded by the coding sequence ATGCAAGCTTTATTAGATTGGGTTGAAAAACGTTTACCCGCGATGAATGCGTACAAGAAGCACTTGTCCGAGTATCCAATGCCAAAGAACTTCAACTTCTGGTATCTGTTTGGTTCACTGGCCATGCTCGTGTTGGTTAACCAGATCCTAACGGGTATCTGGCTGACGATGAACTACGTACCATCGGGCGAAGGCGCTTTTGCTTCTATCGAGTATATTATGCGTGATGTTGAGTACGGCTGGTTACTTCGTTATATGCACTCGACTGGCGCTTCTGCCTTCTTTGTTGTGGTCTACCTGCATATGTTCCGTGGTTTGATCTACGGCTCTTACCAAAAGCCACGTGAGCTTCTGTGGCTATTTGGGATGTTGATCTTCCTAGTGCTAATGGCCGAAGCCTTCATGGGATACCTATTACCTTGGGGTCAGATGTCTTACTGGGGAGCACAGGTGATCATCTCCTTGTTTGGAGCGATCCCTGTAATCGGTGATGATCTCACTCTATGGATTCGTGGTGATTACGTTATCTCTGGTGCCACACTGAACCGATTCTTCGCACTACACGTGATAGCATTGCCTATTGTTCTGCTGCTGCTGGTTGTTTTGCACGTTCTAGCATTGCATGAAGTGGGCTCAAACAACCCAGATGGTATTGAAACCAAATTGCCAAAAGGCTCGATGGGTAAGGGGTATGAGCCACAGTTCAAATTCCATGAGTCTTACACGAAAAAGTACGACATCATAGACTCGATTCCATTCCATCCTTACGGCACAGTTAAGGACTTGATTGGTGTCGCGGGTTTCTTGTTCTTCTTCTGTTATGTGCTGTTCTTTAACCCTGAAATGGGCGGTTTCTTCCTTGAGCCACCAAACTTTGAAGCAGCTAACCCGTTGAAAACACCAGAACATATTGCTCCAGTTTGGTACTTTACCCCGTTCTACGCGATTCTTCGTGCGGTTCCTGACAAGCTCATTGGTGTTGTCGCGATGGGGGCATCTATTGTTGTGCTATTCCTATTACCTTGGCTCGATCGCTGTAAAGTTCGTTCATATCGTTACCGTAGCAAACTGCACCTTATCAATATTGTTCAGTTTACTATCTGCTTCATTGCTCTAGGTATTCTAGGTGCGTTACCGGCGACTCCGCTGTATACCATCCTTGCTCGTATCTTTAGCTTGGGTTACTTCATGTTCTTTGTATTACTGTTCTTCTACAGTAAAAACGAGGCAACGAAACCACTGCCAGAAAGGGTAACATTCAAATGA
- a CDS encoding cytochrome c1 translates to MKKWILVLFAMLPSMAMAAAVSVPLDKANNDMSDQASLQNGAKLFMNYCFGCHAAQYQRYERVADDLGIPHDLMKENLIFDPEAKIGDLMVNAIPQTSAAAWFGAPPPDLTLVARVRGTDWLYTYLRAFYKDDSRPFGVNNYVFPSVGMPHVLEELQGIPEPVYQTKVVDGEEKQVVVGVKSDGTGELNQEEYDDAVRDLVNFLEYSGDPVKLERHTLGWWVMGFLVIFTIIVVLLKKEYWRDVH, encoded by the coding sequence ATGAAAAAATGGATTTTAGTTTTATTTGCAATGCTGCCGTCAATGGCAATGGCAGCAGCGGTAAGTGTCCCGCTAGACAAAGCCAACAATGACATGTCAGATCAGGCATCACTGCAAAATGGTGCCAAGTTGTTCATGAACTACTGTTTCGGTTGTCACGCGGCGCAATATCAACGTTACGAGCGAGTAGCTGATGACTTGGGTATTCCGCATGATCTAATGAAAGAGAATCTGATCTTTGATCCAGAAGCCAAGATCGGTGACCTTATGGTGAATGCGATTCCGCAGACATCGGCAGCAGCTTGGTTTGGTGCACCACCACCCGATCTTACACTTGTTGCGCGAGTGCGAGGTACGGACTGGTTATACACTTATCTACGTGCTTTTTATAAAGATGATTCTCGTCCATTTGGTGTGAACAACTATGTATTCCCAAGCGTAGGTATGCCACATGTATTGGAAGAACTGCAAGGTATTCCAGAGCCAGTTTATCAGACCAAAGTGGTTGATGGTGAAGAGAAGCAAGTGGTCGTTGGCGTGAAATCTGACGGCACTGGTGAGCTAAACCAAGAAGAGTATGATGATGCTGTTCGTGACTTGGTTAACTTCCTTGAATACTCTGGTGATCCAGTCAAACTTGAGCGTCATACTCTTGGCTGGTGGGTGATGGGATTCCTGGTCATCTTTACTATCATTGTCGTGTTACTGAAGAAAGAGTATTGGCGTGATGTGCACTAA
- the sspA gene encoding stringent starvation protein SspA produces MAVAANKRSVMTLFSSASDLYSHQVRIVLAEKGVSVEVELVDENNLPAELAELNPYKSVPTLVDRELALYDSKIIMEYLDERFPHPPLMPVYPVARGSSRLMIYRIERNWYSLAEKVVKGNAEEAESARNKLRNDLLMLGPIFGEYDYFMSEEFSLIDCYLAPLLWRLPSMGIELSGPGSKEIKVYMNRVFERDSFLASLTEAEREMRLTR; encoded by the coding sequence ATGGCTGTAGCTGCCAATAAACGTTCTGTGATGACGCTATTTTCAAGTGCATCTGATTTGTATAGCCATCAGGTTCGTATCGTTCTAGCTGAGAAAGGTGTCAGCGTAGAAGTTGAGCTGGTAGATGAAAACAACCTTCCTGCAGAGCTAGCAGAGCTAAACCCATACAAATCTGTCCCAACGCTTGTGGACCGTGAATTAGCACTGTATGACTCTAAAATCATTATGGAATACCTAGATGAGCGTTTCCCTCATCCGCCACTAATGCCTGTTTACCCTGTTGCTCGTGGTAGCAGCCGTCTAATGATCTATCGCATTGAGCGCAACTGGTACTCTCTTGCAGAAAAGGTTGTTAAAGGTAACGCAGAAGAAGCAGAATCTGCTCGCAACAAGCTACGTAATGACCTGCTGATGCTTGGCCCGATCTTCGGCGAATACGACTACTTCATGAGTGAAGAGTTCAGTTTGATCGACTGTTACCTAGCACCATTGCTATGGCGTCTGCCTTCAATGGGAATTGAGCTTTCTGGTCCTGGTTCAAAAGAGATTAAGGTATACATGAACCGCGTATTTGAACGTGATTCATTCCTAGCTTCTTTGACAGAAGCAGAGCGTGAAATGCGCCTGACTCGCTAA
- the sspB gene encoding ClpXP protease specificity-enhancing factor: MDVSNMTPRRPYLLRAFYEWLVDNDLTPHLVVDATMSGVRVPMEFVQDGQIILNVAPRAVGNLELGNEAIMFNARFSGRPHSVIVPLYAVQAIYARENGAGTMFEPEEAYAGSIEEEDFDSGDDLVEGNEHLSVATEEHLEAETADPEPAPRPKGKPSLRVVK, translated from the coding sequence ATGGACGTTTCTAACATGACGCCGAGACGCCCTTATCTGTTAAGAGCGTTCTATGAGTGGTTAGTGGATAATGATCTCACTCCTCACTTGGTTGTTGACGCCACGATGAGTGGCGTACGTGTACCGATGGAGTTTGTTCAAGATGGTCAAATCATTTTGAACGTGGCTCCACGAGCCGTTGGTAATCTAGAGCTGGGTAATGAAGCGATTATGTTCAATGCTCGCTTTAGCGGTCGCCCTCATTCAGTCATTGTTCCGTTATATGCAGTTCAAGCAATCTACGCACGTGAAAACGGTGCGGGTACGATGTTTGAACCAGAAGAAGCATATGCTGGCAGTATCGAAGAGGAGGATTTCGACTCTGGTGATGATTTGGTTGAAGGTAATGAACATTTATCGGTAGCGACTGAAGAGCACCTTGAGGCTGAAACGGCGGATCCTGAGCCTGCTCCAAGACCTAAGGGCAAACCAAGTTTGCGTGTGGTCAAGTAG
- a CDS encoding BON domain-containing protein, which produces MKLLKLLAAAALTFSLTGCAGLFLAGAATTATIVTDTRSTSEMWRDNNIEFEVASITSKAPYVDNVRVTSSSYKGIVVLMGQTNDETLIAELIDDVEGIEGVTQVYDQVRQREPLSVSGISRDSWITTKVKSALLTEKELNGVKVKVITEDEEVFLLGYVSHHHADVATEVARNISGVKKVVRAFQYGD; this is translated from the coding sequence ATGAAGTTACTAAAACTCTTAGCTGCCGCCGCATTAACGTTTTCCCTGACAGGGTGTGCAGGGTTGTTCCTTGCTGGCGCAGCGACAACTGCAACGATTGTCACCGATACCCGCTCAACATCTGAGATGTGGCGTGACAACAACATTGAATTTGAGGTTGCCTCCATCACCAGTAAAGCCCCTTATGTGGATAATGTACGTGTCACTAGCAGCTCCTATAAAGGGATTGTGGTGTTAATGGGGCAAACCAATGATGAAACCTTAATCGCCGAACTCATCGATGATGTCGAAGGTATCGAAGGCGTTACTCAGGTGTATGACCAAGTACGTCAGCGCGAACCTCTATCCGTTTCCGGGATCAGCCGAGACAGTTGGATAACCACCAAGGTAAAATCAGCATTGCTGACAGAGAAAGAACTTAACGGCGTAAAAGTCAAAGTGATCACTGAAGATGAAGAGGTGTTTTTGCTTGGCTACGTCTCTCATCACCATGCCGATGTCGCCACTGAAGTCGCGAGAAACATCTCTGGTGTAAAAAAAGTCGTTAGAGCCTTTCAATACGGCGATTAA
- a CDS encoding phosphoheptose isomerase, whose protein sequence is MLDSIKDSFTESIQIQIAAAEALPDAITHAAQAMVTSLLNGNKVLCCGNGGSSANAQLFTSCLVNRFETERPSLPAIALTADNTTLTAVANDYHYDEIFSKQVRAFGQPGDILLAISTSGNSKNIIKAMEAAVTRDMTIIAFTGKDGGEMAGLLGENDVEIRIPSHRTARIHEVHMVTLHCLCDLVDQVLFPAHEE, encoded by the coding sequence ATGCTAGACAGCATTAAAGACAGCTTTACAGAGAGTATTCAAATTCAAATCGCTGCAGCAGAAGCCTTGCCTGATGCGATAACGCATGCTGCACAAGCGATGGTGACAAGCCTGCTTAATGGCAACAAAGTGCTGTGTTGCGGTAATGGGGGCTCCTCTGCGAATGCCCAGTTGTTTACCTCTTGTCTAGTCAATCGATTTGAGACAGAAAGACCCAGTTTACCAGCCATTGCCCTCACCGCAGACAACACAACACTGACGGCAGTGGCTAATGACTACCATTATGATGAGATCTTCTCAAAGCAGGTGCGAGCCTTTGGTCAGCCTGGCGATATTCTACTGGCGATTTCAACCAGTGGTAATAGCAAAAACATCATTAAAGCGATGGAAGCGGCAGTAACTCGTGACATGACCATCATTGCATTTACTGGTAAAGATGGCGGTGAAATGGCGGGCCTGCTGGGTGAGAACGACGTCGAAATCCGTATTCCATCACATCGTACGGCTCGAATCCACGAAGTACATATGGTGACTTTACACTGCTTATGTGACTTGGTGGATCAGGTTTTATTCCCAGCCCATGAAGAGTAA
- a CDS encoding YraN family protein: MGLFSRLKQASPVTLHSNSKKQSGQHYETLAMQHLQRQGLKLVTRNFRAKCGEIDLIMRDNATIVFIEVKYRQHAKYGHAAEAVTATKARRVIKTAQLWLMKNNLSLHSTDIRFDVVALHQQGQQLEWYKSALTDTY, from the coding sequence ATGGGACTTTTTAGCCGCTTGAAGCAGGCGTCTCCAGTGACACTGCATTCAAACAGCAAAAAGCAATCCGGACAACACTACGAAACCTTGGCAATGCAACATCTGCAACGCCAAGGTCTGAAGCTCGTTACTCGTAATTTTCGAGCTAAGTGTGGCGAGATCGACCTTATCATGCGCGATAATGCAACCATCGTGTTTATTGAGGTAAAATACCGCCAACATGCAAAATATGGTCATGCTGCTGAAGCCGTCACTGCGACTAAGGCGCGACGGGTAATAAAAACCGCGCAGCTATGGCTAATGAAAAATAACTTATCCCTCCATAGCACCGATATTAGATTTGACGTGGTTGCCCTTCACCAGCAAGGCCAACAATTAGAGTGGTATAAGAGCGCACTAACCGACACATATTAG
- a CDS encoding penicillin-binding protein activator, with protein MAKKNHKKWSVPRLLTPVALAMTIAACSSTPTVPESVDITQDPIQDSQTYLIRADSTQNSLQADWLIMALKAAIKEGDDELASRLITRIQRLSLSPIQQAEWQLSRADLYSQLGQYQTALTALNFQSSWDLPVEQWEEYYELRADLFEQQASYFNANRELVAMAQYAPASSQPLISERIWSNLSQYDSVQINRLAVNQNEVILAGWLELARLFRSQKGNIGGLKGSLEQWLDSNSQHPAAFYTPKAINEVLALEITLPSKTALLLPLSGKYKSQSELIRDGFILAMMNDENRDPDSHLILIDTTDISGQGLKQQLVDNQVDFIVGPLKKSSVEMLQEAQATLPAPIPTLALNIPDDIEDGFGTCYLALSPEQEVAQAAKYLANEGFQFPLILAPNNNLGKRVSSAFQEEWAKQADTPAAVDLFADKNQLQRNINNVFGLQQSQQRIAQMSTILDTELETQARSRRDIDSVYIVADSSDLTLIKPFIEVAINPDTTPPKLFSSSRSNSSSKQYEDLTGVTFSDIPLLIQPDESLQAQMSNLWPKGSKAQRRLQALGMDAYLLMLDLPQMKVVPGTQIDGNTGRLSIDDQCVVEREISWAEYGTF; from the coding sequence ATGGCAAAAAAGAATCATAAAAAGTGGAGTGTACCACGCTTACTCACTCCTGTAGCACTAGCAATGACAATTGCGGCTTGTTCATCGACCCCGACTGTCCCTGAGAGTGTCGATATTACTCAAGATCCTATTCAAGATTCTCAAACCTACCTTATTCGTGCCGATAGTACGCAGAATAGCCTTCAAGCAGATTGGCTGATCATGGCACTGAAAGCTGCGATCAAAGAGGGTGATGACGAACTTGCTTCCCGCCTGATAACGCGCATCCAACGCTTATCACTTTCACCGATCCAGCAAGCGGAGTGGCAACTCAGTCGCGCTGATCTATACTCCCAACTCGGCCAATATCAAACCGCACTCACGGCTTTGAACTTCCAATCAAGTTGGGACTTACCCGTCGAGCAATGGGAAGAGTATTACGAACTGCGTGCTGACCTGTTTGAGCAACAAGCGAGCTACTTTAATGCTAACCGTGAACTCGTTGCGATGGCACAATATGCGCCGGCTTCCAGTCAACCGCTCATCAGTGAACGAATTTGGAGTAACTTATCTCAATACGATAGCGTGCAAATCAACCGCTTGGCAGTGAACCAAAACGAAGTTATATTGGCTGGCTGGTTAGAGCTCGCACGTCTGTTTAGAAGCCAAAAAGGCAATATCGGCGGACTCAAAGGCTCACTTGAGCAGTGGTTAGACAGTAACTCGCAACACCCTGCGGCCTTCTATACACCAAAAGCGATCAACGAAGTGTTAGCCCTTGAGATTACCTTACCATCAAAGACTGCACTGTTGTTGCCATTAAGCGGTAAGTATAAGAGCCAATCTGAACTCATTCGCGATGGCTTTATCTTGGCGATGATGAATGACGAAAATCGCGATCCTGATAGCCATCTTATTCTGATCGACACCACGGATATCTCGGGCCAAGGGCTGAAACAGCAGTTGGTCGACAACCAGGTGGACTTCATCGTCGGGCCCTTGAAAAAGAGCAGTGTAGAGATGCTTCAAGAGGCACAAGCGACCCTGCCAGCGCCAATCCCTACTCTCGCCCTCAATATCCCTGACGATATTGAAGATGGCTTTGGTACCTGTTATCTCGCTCTGTCACCAGAGCAAGAAGTAGCACAAGCAGCGAAATACTTAGCGAATGAGGGCTTCCAGTTCCCGCTTATCCTCGCGCCAAATAATAATCTTGGAAAACGCGTGAGCAGTGCATTCCAAGAGGAGTGGGCGAAGCAAGCTGATACTCCGGCAGCGGTTGATCTGTTCGCTGACAAAAATCAGCTACAACGCAATATCAATAACGTATTTGGTCTGCAACAGAGCCAACAGCGCATCGCACAGATGTCGACCATTCTCGACACTGAACTCGAAACTCAAGCCCGCAGCCGACGTGATATTGACTCGGTTTACATCGTCGCGGATAGCTCTGATCTGACACTCATCAAGCCATTCATTGAGGTGGCGATTAACCCAGATACGACGCCACCAAAACTATTTTCAAGCTCGCGTAGCAATAGTAGCTCGAAGCAGTATGAAGACCTAACGGGCGTCACCTTCAGTGATATTCCTCTGCTGATTCAACCTGATGAAAGTCTCCAAGCCCAAATGAGCAATCTGTGGCCAAAAGGATCGAAAGCACAGCGTCGCTTGCAAGCACTCGGTATGGATGCTTACCTGCTGATGTTAGATCTACCACAAATGAAAGTAGTGCCAGGTACTCAAATTGATGGCAATACCGGCCGCTTGAGCATTGATGACCAATGTGTAGTGGAACGAGAAATTAGCTGGGCGGAGTATGGGACTTTTTAG
- the rsmI gene encoding 16S rRNA (cytidine(1402)-2'-O)-methyltransferase: MTDSKTIPNDLPTLYIVPTPIGNLADITQRAIDVLSSVDLIAAEDTRHTGKLLSHFGINTKTYPLHDHNEQQKAQALVEKLQQGMSIALVSDAGTPLISDPGYHLVNQCRQANVRVVPLPGACAVITALSASALPSDRFSFEGFLPAKSKGRKDKFLEIAKVERTCIFYESPHRILDSLDDMLAILGPEREVAIARELTKTFETIRNMPLGELVEWVRSDENQQRGEMVLLVHGFREEASDEIPDEVTRSLSILVKELPLKKAAAMCAEIYNLKKNALYKWGLENLDN; this comes from the coding sequence ATGACCGACAGTAAAACAATCCCTAACGACCTTCCTACGCTCTATATTGTACCAACTCCAATTGGTAATCTAGCGGATATCACACAACGTGCTATCGATGTGCTCTCTTCTGTCGACTTGATCGCAGCAGAAGATACTCGCCATACAGGTAAATTATTGTCTCACTTTGGTATTAACACCAAAACTTACCCTTTGCATGATCACAATGAGCAGCAAAAAGCGCAAGCCTTAGTTGAAAAACTGCAGCAAGGAATGTCGATTGCTTTGGTCTCCGATGCAGGGACACCGCTGATCAGTGACCCAGGATACCACTTGGTTAATCAATGTCGTCAGGCAAATGTTAGGGTTGTGCCATTACCTGGTGCTTGTGCCGTAATCACTGCATTAAGTGCATCGGCGTTGCCTTCAGATCGTTTTAGTTTCGAAGGTTTTTTACCGGCTAAAAGTAAAGGTCGAAAGGACAAGTTCCTTGAAATAGCCAAGGTTGAGCGTACGTGTATTTTCTATGAGTCACCACATCGAATTTTAGATTCATTGGATGACATGCTGGCCATTTTGGGCCCTGAGCGTGAAGTGGCGATTGCCCGTGAGCTAACCAAGACTTTTGAAACAATTCGCAATATGCCGTTAGGAGAGCTAGTTGAGTGGGTTCGCAGTGATGAAAACCAACAACGTGGTGAGATGGTGCTATTGGTTCATGGCTTCCGTGAGGAAGCGAGCGATGAGATTCCTGATGAAGTAACGCGTAGTTTGTCGATTTTGGTTAAAGAGCTGCCGCTCAAAAAAGCCGCCGCAATGTGTGCTGAAATTTATAATTTGAAGAAAAATGCTCTGTATAAATGGGGTCTAGAAAACCTCGATAATTAA
- the rsmH gene encoding 16S rRNA (cytosine(1402)-N(4))-methyltransferase RsmH: protein MSESFQHISVLLNESIDGLAIKPDGIYIDGTFGRGGHSRTILSKLGENGRLYSIDRDPQAIAEAGKIDDPRFTIIHGPFSGMAEYAEQYGLVGKVDGVLLDLGVSSPQLDDAERGFSFMKDGPLDMRMDPTTGISVAQWLMEADLDDITWVIREFGEDKHARRIAKAIVAYREDEENESLTRTGQLAKLISDAAPKSFKEKKHPATRAFQAFRIYINSELEEIDTALKGAASILAPQGRLSVISFHSLEDRMVKRFIRKESRGPEVPHGIPMTEAQISALGSANLKAASKAIKPSKEEVEMNPRSRSSVLRLAEKL, encoded by the coding sequence ATGAGCGAATCTTTCCAACACATTTCTGTTTTACTTAATGAATCTATCGATGGTTTGGCGATCAAACCTGATGGCATCTATATCGATGGTACGTTTGGCCGTGGTGGGCACAGTCGCACGATTCTTTCAAAGTTGGGCGAGAATGGTCGTCTTTATAGTATTGACCGAGATCCGCAAGCGATTGCTGAGGCAGGTAAAATCGACGACCCACGCTTCACCATTATTCATGGTCCATTTTCAGGCATGGCGGAATATGCAGAGCAATACGGGTTAGTCGGTAAAGTCGACGGAGTGCTATTGGATCTTGGTGTGTCATCACCTCAGCTAGACGATGCCGAGCGTGGTTTTAGCTTTATGAAAGACGGCCCGCTAGACATGCGTATGGACCCAACGACAGGTATCTCGGTTGCTCAATGGTTGATGGAAGCGGATCTCGATGACATTACTTGGGTGATTCGAGAGTTTGGTGAAGATAAACATGCTCGACGCATTGCCAAGGCCATTGTTGCGTACCGTGAAGACGAAGAAAATGAATCTCTGACTCGCACTGGGCAACTAGCAAAGCTTATCTCAGATGCGGCGCCAAAAAGTTTCAAAGAGAAAAAGCACCCAGCAACTCGTGCTTTCCAAGCGTTTCGTATCTACATCAACAGTGAGCTTGAAGAGATCGATACGGCACTAAAAGGTGCAGCAAGTATTCTAGCGCCGCAAGGACGCTTATCCGTCATTAGCTTCCACTCGTTAGAAGATCGTATGGTGAAGCGTTTTATTCGTAAAGAGAGCCGCGGTCCTGAGGTACCACATGGTATTCCAATGACTGAAGCTCAAATCAGCGCTCTGGGTAGTGCGAACTTGAAAGCCGCGAGTAAAGCCATTAAGCCTTCAAAAGAAGAAGTCGAGATGAACCCACGTTCACGTAGTTCAGTGCTACGTTTGGCGGAAAAACTTTAA
- the ftsL gene encoding cell division protein FtsL: MSDKAPNLAKIIAMDVLTVGRLPLLLMLTLLVSAMGVVFVTHQSRTAITDKDVTLVERERLGNEWRNLLLEETALAEHSRVEQLAIRELEMKRPDADKEVLVSLK; this comes from the coding sequence ATGAGTGATAAAGCGCCTAACCTTGCCAAAATCATCGCCATGGATGTACTCACTGTCGGGCGCTTACCTCTATTGCTCATGCTGACCCTATTGGTGAGTGCGATGGGCGTTGTGTTTGTGACACACCAGTCTAGAACGGCGATTACTGACAAAGATGTCACTCTGGTCGAGCGTGAGCGTCTTGGAAATGAGTGGCGCAATTTGCTGTTGGAAGAGACAGCGCTCGCAGAACATAGCCGCGTGGAACAACTCGCGATTCGTGAACTTGAAATGAAAAGACCAGATGCTGATAAGGAAGTCTTGGTATCTCTAAAATGA